The segment CGGCGAAACCGTGTATCTCAGAATCAGAAAAGCAAAAGTATATGTAGAATATATGGAAGACTTTTCGATCTAGTTTCAAAAAGTTAGAAAAAAATCCGAAAGAAAATCCCCGTAATAGTATAACGGGGATTTTTTATATCAATAGACCTTATTTGGAAAGAATTTCAGTACCAGTTCCATTTCCCCAAGTACCTTCTAATCTATTTCCTCCATTCTTTACGGTATAGATCACAGGATAAGTATCGCCCCAATCCACTGTTAAAGTATTTCCGCTCAAAGTGCCCGTTCCAGAAAAACTATTTCCTACAGACCATTCGAAATTGTAAGACCCATCCTCGTTTAAAGTGATAGTAACACTTCCTTTATATTTGCTTCCATTTGGATTTGTACCCGTCACTTTATAAGTTCCGTAAACGTTCAAGGATTGAGCGCTCAAATAAGAGAAGGAAACGGTCAAAGCGATCACGGTAAATAAAGCTATAATTTTAGCTTTAGGATTTCTAAACATGAATACCTCCCATGTGAGGGGAAAATAAAAACACAGATTCGGATCTAATCAAGATTTTTACTGGAACTCAGAAAACATTTATTTCCAACTGGAATCTCTCTAAATGCAGGAATCATAACCTCTCAAGATCCATTTTCTGGATTCGGCAGGGTCAATCACAGCGTCAATTTCCAAATAAGAAGCCATATTAATTGCCTTACCTCTTTCGTAAGCCTCGGCGACCAAACGTTCGAATAAAATTTGTCTTTCTTTCCAGTCCTTAACTTCTGCGAGTTCCTTTTGATATCCTGTTCTAATCTCTCCTTCTATCCCCATTGCTCCGAATTCTCCCGTAGGCCAGGAGATCGTAAATACAGGAGAATGGAAACTGCCTGCGGCCATAGCCATTGCGCCT is part of the Leptospira neocaledonica genome and harbors:
- a CDS encoding fibronectin-binding protein, producing MFRNPKAKIIALFTVIALTVSFSYLSAQSLNVYGTYKVTGTNPNGSKYKGSVTITLNEDGSYNFEWSVGNSFSGTGTLSGNTLTVDWGDTYPVIYTVKNGGNRLEGTWGNGTGTEILSK